The DNA region GTACCAGCAGAGGAAGCCACGGCTAACTCTGTGCCAGCAGCCGCGGTAATACAGAGGTGGCAAGCGTTGTTCGGATTCATTGGGCGTAAAGGGTCCGTAGGCGGCTCGGAAAGTTGGAGGTGAAATCCCATGGCTTAACCATGGAACTGCCTTCAAAACTCCCGAGCTAGAGGATGAGAGGGGTAGAGGGAATTCCCGGTGTAAGGGTGAAATCTGCAGAGATCGGGAAGAACACCAGTCGCGAAGGCGCTCTACTGGCTCATTTCTGACGCTGAGGGACGAAAGCTAGGGGAGCAAACGGGATTAGATACCCCGGTAGTCCTAGCTGTAAACGATGATCACTAGGTGTCGGGTGGGTAAACCATTCGGTGCCGCCGCTAACGCATTAAGTGATCCGCCTGGGAAGTACTGTCGCAAGGCAGAAACTCAAAGGAATTGACGGGGACCCGCACAAACGGTGGAGCATGTGGTTTAATACGACGATACGCGTGGAACCTTACCCAGGCTTGACATGCACTGGAAAGCCCTATGAAAGTAGGGCCCTCCTTTCGGGGACTGGTGCACAGGTGTTGCATGGCTGTCGTCAGCTCGTGTCGTGAGATGTTGGGTTAAGTCCCGCAACGAGCGCAACCCCTGTCCTATGTTGCTAGCCATTCCTTCGGGAATGGTGCACTCTTAGGAGACCGCCGCTGATAAAGCGGAGGAAGGTGGGGATGACGTCAAGTCAGTACGGCCCTTACGCCTGGGGCTACACACGTGCTACAATGGTCGGTACAATGGGTTGCAAAGCCGCAAGGTAGAGCTAATCCCCAAAAGCCGATCCCAGTCCGGATTGGAGGCTGCAACTCGCCTCCATGAAGCTGGAATCGTTAGTAACCCCGCATCAGCCACGGCGGGGTGAATACGTTCCCGGGTCTTGTACACACCGCCCGTCAAGTCACCCGAGTGGGTTGCACCCGAAGTAGATTGCCTAACCGCAAGGAGGGCAGCTGCGAAGGTATGATTCGTGAGGGGGACTAAGTCGTAACAAGGTAACCTTACCGGAAGGTGAGGTTGGATCACCTCCTTTCTAAGGAGCACATTCCCGAATCGAAAGAAGAGGGAAGAGTGCTTAAAAGATGTAATCCCTAGAATTGGATCGCCGTCCGCACATCAATGTCTTTTGCTAATATCAAATACTCCTAACCATGCCCTTGCTCTGCAAGGGCGTGAGTTACGAGTACGATAATGATTTGAGCATAAGCCGCAGGAATTTTCATTTGGGCCCATAGCTCAGATGGTTAGAGCACAGTGCTGATAACGCTGGGGTCAGTGGTTCGAATCCACTTGGGCCCACCAGACGCCAGCTAAAACCAGAGTCCAAGAAATAAATTGGCTTTGAGTTTTTCCGAGCCTGTCCCTTCAGGGAAGGTTCCTTCGGGCCTGTAGCTCAGCTGGGAGAGCACCTGCTTTGCAAGCAGGGGGTCAGCGGTTCAATCCCGCTCAGGTCCAGTAATCAAAACATTCGTGATTTAAAAAATTTTCGTCTCTCCTTTAAAGAGAGACTGGTGCATTTTGTTCTTCAAAATGCGTCGTTCTTTGACAACGTAATGAAGTCTCGGCAGATTCATCGATATTTCATCGAGTAAATTTGCGGGATTTTCATCGAGAAATTGTTAAGCTACTAAGAGCCGTTGGTGGATGATATGGCGCTTATAGGCGATGAAGGACGTGGCAAGCTGCGATAAGCTTCGGGGAGTTGCAAGCAAACTTTGATCCGAGGATTTCCGAATGGGAAAACCCCCTACCAACCATGGTAGGAACATTCTCTGAATGCATAGGGGAATGTGGCCATACGGGGAGAACTGAAACATCTAAGTAACCCCAGGAGTAGAAAGAAAGTATCGATTCCGTCAGTAGCGGCGAGCGAAAGCGGAACAGCCTAAACCGAACAGATGTCAAGCTTCAGGGCGTTGTCTGTTGGGTGTCGTGGGGCTCAATGGTCCTGACCTGAATCAGGACGGAAAGAAATCCTGTTTAACTTTAGCAGAACAGTCTGGAACGACTGGTCCAAGAGGGTGATAACCCCGTATGCGAAAAGGTTAAACGCTTTCTGTTTGAGTACCCCAAGTACTACGAGTTAAGAGGAAGCTCGTGGGAATCTGGGAGAACCACTTCCTAAGGCTAAATACTAATAAGCGACCGATAGTGAACAAGTACCGTGAGGGAAAATTGAAAAGAACCCCTGTTAGGGGAGTGAAATAGAACCTGAAACCAACAGGCTTACAGGCGGTGGGAGGACTATGACGGCTTGCCGTAATGTCTGACCGCGTGCCTTTTGCATAATGATCCGGCGAGTTATTGAATGCGGCAAGGTTAAGCACTTGAGGGTGTGAAGCCGAAGCGAAAGCGAGTCTGAACAGGGCGTTTAGTCTCATTCAATAGACCCGAAGCCAAGTGAGCTTACCATGGCCAGGATGAAGCGCGGGTAAAACCGCGTGGAGGTCCGAACTGATTTGAGTTGAAAATCGATCGGATGAGCTGTGGTAAGGGGTGAAAGGCCAATCAAACTTGGAAATAGCTGGTTCTCCTCGAAACATGTTTAGGCATGGTCTTGTGCAGTAGTTATCAGAGGTAGAGTACTCAATGGGCTAGGGGGCTTACCCGCCTGCCGACCCCAAGGAAACTCCGAATGCTGATAGCGTAATCACAGGAATCAGAACGTGAGGGATAAGCTTCACGCTCGAGAGGGAAAGAACCCAGATCGCCAGCTAAGGTCCCTAAATTATGGCTAAGTGGTAAAGGATGTGAGGATACATAGACAACCAGGATGTTGGCTTAGAGGCAGCCACCATTTAAAGAGTGCGTAACAGCTCACTGGTCAAGTGTTCTCGCGCCGAAAATGATCGGGGCTCAAGCCATATACCGAAGCTGCGAGCTTCAACTCCCTGCGGGGCAGTTGGAGCGGTAGAGGAGCATTCCCAGGGCATCGAAGCGGAACCGTAAGGATCCGTGGAGCGCTGAGGAAGAGATTATGCCGGAATGAGTAGCGATAAAACGGGTGGAAAACCCGTTCGCCGTAAGCCCAAGGGTTCCCGGGGAAGGTTAATCCGCCCGGGGTTAGTCGGTCCTAAGTCAAGGCCGGACAGGCGTAGATGATGGAAAGCAGGTTGAATATTCCTGCACCATTAGCTCCGCGTTATAACCTGAGAGTGCCGAGGAGGCTAGATGATCGCGCGATTGGAAGTGCGCGTCCAAGCTTGTAGCCCAGCCGCAAGGCTGGGTGAGGAGTGTTAGGGAGCTCGACCTTCGGGAAGAGCGAACTCATCAACGCCACACTTGCGAGAAAAGCTTTTCAGGTAAGTTGAGCTAATGTCCGTACCCTAATCGGACACACGTGGGCGAGTAGAGAATACTAAGGCGCTCGAGAGAATCCTCGCTAAGGAACTAGGCAAATTGGCCCCGTAACTTCGGAAGAAGGGGTGCCTGAGTAGGATGACCGTCAAGCGAGTCCGAAAAGGTCGCAGTGAAATGGGCCAGCCGACTGTTTAACAAAAACACAGCTCTCTGCTAAGTCGACAAGACGATGTATAGGGAGTGACACGTGCCCGGTGCCGGAAGGTCAAGCGGAGATGTCAGCGCAAGCGAAGCATTGAAGTTAAGCCCCGGTAAACGGCGGCCGTAACTATAACGGTCCTAAGGTAGCGAAATTCCTTGTCGGGTAAGTTCCGACCTGCACGAATCGTGTAACGAGCTGGCCGCTGTCTCAGCGAGTCTCTCGGTGAAATTGTAGTAGCGGTGAAGATGCCGCGATCCCGCAGTTAGACGGAAAGACCCCGTGCACCTTTACTGTAGGTTGGTATTGAATTTTGGTTTTGTGTGTGTAGCATAGCCGGGAGACTTTGAAGCCTTGGCGCTAGTCAGGGCTGAGTCATCAGTGAAATACCGGTCTCATTGAACTAGAATTCTAACTTCGTCCCCTGAATCGGGGCGGAAAACAGTGCCAGCTTGGCAGTTTGACTGGGGCGGTCGCCTCCCAAACAGTAACGGAGGCGTGCAAAGGTCTGCTTAGTGCGGTTGGCAATCGCACGGTAAGCGCAAAAGCAAAATGCAGGCTTGATTGCGAGTCACACAAGACGAGCAAGGTGGAAACACGGCTTTAGTGATCCGGTGGTTCAAGGTGGAATGGCCATCGCTCATCGGACAAAAGGTACGCCGGGGATAACAGGCTTATCGGGCCCAAGAGTTCATATCGACGGCCCGGTTTGGCACCTCAACATATGGGGTGGAACAACAGTAATGTTGCGTCTAGCATCGGCTTATAACGGTGGAGCCCACACTCTTCTATTTCGGGAAATCCGAAACTTGAAGAACGGGTAATACCGTGGGAAGTCTAAGAGGAACCACGCGTGTGGGTAATGTGCGTGTGGAAACAGATCTTCTCTCTTATGACCCCGTAACGACTTAGCGGACACAGAATACGTGTTCTCTAGATGGGGACTGAAATATCTTAGGTCTCCATAACACGCCGACTCCTCTCTGCCACGGAGAGGATGAAGATATAGTCTACGCCACGCGAAATGCGTGGAGAACGTGCGATGTCGGCTCATCGCATCCTGGGGCTGGAGAAGGTCCCAAGGGTCCGGCTGTTCGCCGGTTAAAGCGGTACGTGAGCTGGGTTCAGAACGTCGTGAGACAGTTCGGTCCCTATCTGCTGTGGGCGTAGGAAACTTGAGGAGAGCACCTCCTAGTACGAGAGGGCCGGAGGTGACGAGCCGCTTGTGTACCTGTTGTTCCGCCAGGAGCAGCGCAGGGTAGCGAAGCTCGGAATGGATAAGCGCTGAAAGCATCTAAGCGCCAAGCCGACTCCAAGATAAGGTTTCCCAACCGGTTTTCGGTTTTGAAGACCCCTCGAAGACGACGAGGTTGATAGGCAGGATGTGTAAGCACCGTAAGGTGTTCAGCTTACCTGTACTAATCGGTCGTTCGGCTTAACATTTCCCGATAAATCCCAAAAATTTATTGGTGAAGTATCGATGTCTCTGTCGAGACTCATTACGTTGGAATATTCGCGCTCCAGTTAAAACTGGAGCCAATCACTTCTCGGTGACCATTGGAGAGGGGCCACACCCGTTCCCATTCCGAATACGGAAGTTAAGCCCTCTACCGGCGATGGTACTAACGGAGCAGTTCGTTGGGAGAGTAGCTAGTCGCCGGGATTAATTATTGCGGACTTCATCGAAAGCCCGCAGCTAATCCCAAAAAGACCGGAGATTCATTTCTCCGGTCTTTTTATTTTCGGCCTTGTTCGGCCGCACGAATCCATTGATTCTTTTTTTGTTCCCGATTAGGATACACATTCAATATGATTCGCCTTTTTATCTATCTGATCTTGCTGGGCAGCGTCTTGTATTTGCTTTCTGTATGGAGCCGGAGACAAACCGAAGGCGCTCCCTCTGTCGGCGGAGTTTTGCCGGGCAAGCAGAAGAGCATGTTCAAGTCCCGCGCAAATCCGCGGGAAGTCTGGGTTCAAGTCTATGAAACCGCGACTCTCGATGAAGCGCGGCGTTATCAAGCCCGGATCCAGGAAGAAGAGATCGAATGCATTATCTATGAGCAGGGCAAAAAAGATATTCACGGCAACCCGCTCATGGGAATCGGCATCGCCGTTCCAAAAACAGCCGTGGGGCTTGCGCAGGGAATCATCAGCAGGATTTCAGTCTAAGATTCTCTGCTGCCCTTGAGTCAAAGGAGCGATCATGGGGGCGATTCAAAAACAGTTATCGGTTTTCCTTCCCAACCGGCCCGGTGTCCTCGCCCGCACCTGCTCCATCCTCTCTGAAACCGGAGTCAACATTCTTGCAATGGCCGTGCATGACACCGTGGACAACGCGGTGGTCCGCTTTCTCGTGGATCATCCCACCAAGGCGCTTCTGCTTTTCGAACAGGAAGAGCTTTACGTCCTCGAGCAGGAAGTTGTCGTCCTCGAACTTGATAATGCGCCCGGCGAACTGACGCGCATTTGCCAG from Verrucomicrobiia bacterium includes:
- a CDS encoding ACT domain-containing protein, whose protein sequence is MGAIQKQLSVFLPNRPGVLARTCSILSETGVNILAMAVHDTVDNAVVRFLVDHPTKALLLFEQEELYVLEQEVVVLELDNAPGELTRICQALAEADINIAYAYCTAIPRQECGCLVLKTDQPERTLEILSR